In Theileria equi strain WA chromosome 3, complete sequence, the genomic window CTCCCAAATATCCTATGTGCGGGGTAGGCATTGttagtttatatttatcCTTTCAACATAGGGGACTGCTGGAAAGAAACGAATGGATTAACGCCATAGAATCGAGCATGCTATGTGCATCCACTGGAGTAAAATCTAGACTTCCATTGATTCCAGGGGAAGAAATTCTTGAAGAAGTCGAGGAAGATTCACCAAAGGGGATAAACCTATTCATGTAAGTTTGATGATTGTAAATTACAATTGCAAAGTCATGACGGTCCAAACGGTCGACCCGAGATTTACATCAATGGCAAGACTACAACGCAGCTCGAAAAGGAGAGAGAAGTATGTTATGTTGTAATGTGTGCATAAACATTCAGGAACTGGCAATGGCGGACTCCTCCGTTGAACCTATAGCAGGTGAGTTCATTTATTTCAATCTAAACATACAATACATTCACATAGACATGAGTCACTTGTTTCATAATCTTCAAGCCGAAGATGGACCTGTTACTCCAGCTCCACTAGATCAAGAGGCAATGGATGAGGCTAAAGTTGAAGCTGGTCTCGTAAGTCCAAACATACCAGAAAAGGGATACtttcatcttcaccatCACGAGATTTAAATGGTTTCACCTTTCTATACTCGATTCCCATAGCACAGttttccaaaagatttAGGAGCACCCAACTACAAGTCTCATGACAAATGTGCTCTGTTTTTAGAGCTTCATCGACTACTACAAGCCCACACTGCATGCTACTCCAATGGGGTATAGTACTTGATGTGCAGTAATTTACAGATATAAAAGGGCAGTTTACGCTCGGAATTGAAACAAATAGTAGAAAAGGACTTGTTTTTGAAGTCACATATACACTGGTTTTAGCAGTTTAGCCTATCAATCAAAAATTAGACAATTGATTTTTGATCACACCCATTGGCACAAATAAAAGGTAGTATACAGAAAGCGCGAGTAGAAATGGAGTCAAAATATTTGACAGCGGACATTAGCCATAAACCAAGGGCACAGGAAGCCACAATATATCAGGACGGTACAAGGTGGTACGCCTATTTTGATGCTGAATTCCCAAAAGACCCAATAACCACCATTGAGTATTTCCAATTACCTTGGCTCCCAGGATACAAGAAAATTGTCCATAATGCAAATGGCCAATCAAAGTTCAAGGACATGAAATTCAAGGGCACCAGCATAGAATTGATTCATGCGCATTACATTTCTACAATttctgtctactactggaatggaGATACGGGCTATGATCATCCACTCATAATTCAGGTCGGAGAAGGGAGCTATTatgcaaaggagaatgGTGATAGCCACTGGAGTCTTTTGGGCAAAATGGACAATCACGCTCTATTGATGAAACTTGACGAACTCAATTGTGGCGCAAACGATGCGCACATTGTTGACATTTGCCAAGTCAGCGGGAATTACATGTGCCAGAGCTGTAACAATGTCCAGATTTCACTGACTTGTGACGTTTTCAGGGTTGCCTGTTCCGAATTTTGCATGTATACTCACCATGTTAAAAATGGTCACGTAGGACGAACAATCGAGGGACATGTATCTCTACTTGGATTAGAGGCTTCAAAAAATGATAGTAGTCTTTACGTCTTTTGTTACAAGGGTTTTAAGCTGCTGATATCCATGCAacttttttccattttaaCTTATGAATTCTTCACAAGGAACGCAGTGTACGGCGAGACCTGGACGAAAATGACCTCTTTAAGTCCTAAAAATCCATACGACATTTACAAGATTCTTGACACACTCAAGAGAGTAGCGGGAGAATCTGATGATGCGCACTCCAGAATGAAGAGATTTGGAATATCCGCTCTGATTGGCGCTGGATTGGCTTGCATTATAATGACTCTCTACTACTTGATACCGGTTAAAAAGGCTGGAGTTGTCATAGAAAGTGTAAAATATATGCTTAAACCAAAAGAGGTGAAGTATCTTACCATGGAGTAGATTTCGTATCCCATTAGCAAGTTGAGAACTTTGGTCATTTGTAAATACACTAAGAATGTTGATACGTGTAATTACCTACCATAATCTTTTCTACAAAATTGTAATTGGTTCAACCAAAGTGCAAAGGGGATAAAGCGATGAGTGTATATGGAGACGTAATTTGGGTAAAAGATTACAAAAGCGTTGCAGTATGGATCCTCTTTGGCAGAGGAAATCCTCCAGTGTTGCATATTTCCGTATGGATTCCATCTGGTAAACTGTAGGTTTTACCGACTCAAAAATGCATATGGACATCATGGCACCAAAATGTCCAGAGTTTAAACTTGCTGTATTGTAATATTATTCATGTCTATCTGAATATTTTGTTTCCCATACGCGCTTCATGATACCATGACTATAACCGGACCAACATATAAACTCATCACTCAGTACTACGATCAAATAATAGAGACTTTGAACAATTATGCCATGGTACGATTACAATCTGTCGACCATCTATCTGTTTCccttgtattttatatatGCCGACGGAAATGAAAAGTAGGATTCTGAAAGCTTATTCTTGTGCATGAATCCACCAATTGGGACAAAGTCGTAATGAAGCTCCAATTTTATCTTCTTATTACGCAGTCCCCTTGCGTAGTCTACCATGTAGTACTTTGCAATAACGTTTGATCCTGGCTCATAAGCTTCCTCTTCAGTCTTGATGATCTTGTCGTGAATGATAAGTTCATTTCTTTGATGCTTTGCAGTTTCGTAACTTGCGGTAACGTAAAGGAATAAGAGATGTGTGCTCCAATCGAATGTTTCACGCAAGTCATACTTTAAGTATATCTCGATGGCAGCTCGATCGCACTAAATATTGGTGTTTAAGTGTATATAGTATGGGAGCTATAGGTAAATGTAATAAGAGAATGGTATGAGCAGACCGGAGTATAATGTGAGATCAGTCTCGATGAGTTGTGAGTAAACTAGTTACTAATCCATAAAAGCGCTTTATAAAATTCTCCTTGATATACTAATCTTCCAATCACCCATCCATAttagtactccattagaccaactactcagtacccAAACTAGCATCTCCGTAGACagccattaaatctgtctaacccaagggtctctGGTATGcttatataaatgatatcCTGCGAGACCAACTGCGCCACTTCCACCAAAAACGCCTGAAGATATTTTAAGGATGAATCCTAGACCAAAAGCAGCAGGAGCAGCTCCAACACCAAGAGCTTCAGCTTTACCTTCTCCAGCAGCATCTTCAGTAGCAGTAGAAGCAGCAGATCCAGTACCAGGTTCTTCTTCACCTTCAGAATGAGCATTATTAGCACCAGAAGATTCTATAGGTCCAGAAAGATCACCTTCACCAGCTGTAGGAAGAGCAGGCTGAGGTCCTTGAGAAGCACCTAGTGCTGGGGATGAGGATAAAGAAGATTCAGTACATGTTTTCAAGTTTTGACAACCGAATAGTCTTAGTTCCGTCACAAGTCGGTCGAATTCTTCACTGTTATCCTTACAgttttttatattctctggATCATTTGATATACCCTGTACCCTTGTCCACTGAGAATCATCACCATTAGGCTTCTTGTACCAGTTAACTGTCTGATGGCTCTCTTCTTTAATACAGATCAGTGAGGGTCCATTCCCTGTACAATAGAAAGCATAGACACTATTCACAGAGGTTGGAAATCGTGATCCGTGTAAtgttatattcttcctttgacTACCATCCTTGAGATAATACTTAATACCAGAGAGCGTACTTTTGTTGCCAATAAAATGTTTGACGTAGGGAATTTGAGAGGCAACTTTATTGCCAGTAACGGAGACCTTTTCTGTTCTAGTACCTTTATGCTTGTCACAGCAGTACGACTTTCCACTCGTATATCTATTGTGAGTTAGATCGATATTTACCGATTTGTAATATTGGCAGTTGAGGTAATCAAGTTTCTGTTCCAGTTCCTTACCGGTGAGTTGAGATTGAGAACCACTATCATGTGGATTCCAAGAGCCACCTCCCTTAGTTATGTAATGTTTATAAGTACCACCTTTCTCCCATATTTCTATAAGAAGGGGCTGATTGTGATTTTTATCTCCAGAGTGATACCATACTGCTAGATAttgaatattttcaatCTGTTCTAACTCTGAAACTGGAGTAACTCCAGACGTAACTTTTTCAACATGGAAAGCATTTCCATTACTACCGTTCTTTGTGTGTTTGAACTTCCAAAAGCCTGAGCCAGGAGGatcctcttccttctccAGCTTAACATCTCTTCCACCATTACCTCCATAGTATGTAGGTCCATCTCCACCAGGCTTGTGACTTATATCTATGGTAACGCCGTCTGAAGGAGGAGCCATTTTGGGTTAAGGTCTAAGGAGATAAAGTTGTTAGTTCCCAGATActcactcatcctccatgattagagagtatgctccttcaaaactctgagatccatgagagtctcaatgcgaccaaagggagcagaccagtaccttagttactccctactcatccattcattcatcctccctcacaactagctcaccgtcagagagagtatccacagaatgaGCAACTATCAATACATTCACAAGAATCTTGCGAATACATTCTGCCATCTCACGTCATTCCAAAGTCCAGAATAGACATGTCAGTGCCAAGTGTATCCCTA contains:
- a CDS encoding signal peptide-containing protein (encoded by transcript BEWA_003060A); translated protein: MTVFGVLAVLIAAVVVQGKKEKQLHTKDVPICGEGYKGLLNHQFNRDDSDALITTAAFLSKNALNLFTGNISYMKIDLALSILPLETLNNKCFSIRNEDALPNILCAGGLLERNEWINAIESSMLCASTGVKSRLPLIPGEEILEEVEEDSPKGINLFIHDGPNGRPEIYINGKTTTQLEKEREELAMADSSVEPIADMSHLFHNLQAEDGPVTPAPLDQEAMDEAKVEAGLVSPNIPEKGYFHLHHHEI
- a CDS encoding hypothetical protein (encoded by transcript BEWA_003070A) → MESKYLTADISHKPRAQEATIYQDGTRWYAYFDAEFPKDPITTIEYFQLPWLPGYKKIVHNANGQSKFKDMKFKGTSIELIHAHYISTISVYYWNGDTGYDHPLIIQVGEGSYYAKENGDSHWSLLGKMDNHALLMKLDELNCGANDAHIVDICQVSGNYMCQSCNNVQISLTCDVFRVACSEFCMYTHHVKNGHVGRTIEGHVSLLGLEASKNDSSLYVFCYKGFKLLISMQLFSILTYEFFTRNAVYGETWTKMTSLSPKNPYDIYKILDTLKRVAGESDDAHSRMKRFGISALIGAGLACIIMTLYYLIPVKKAGVVIESVKYMLKPKEVKYLTME
- a CDS encoding hypothetical protein (encoded by transcript BEWA_003080A), with product MAPPSDGVTIDISHKPGGDGPTYYGGNGGRDVKLEKEEDPPGSGFWKFKHTKNGSNGNAFHVEKVTSGVTPVSELEQIENIQYLAVWYHSGDKNHNQPLLIEIWEKGGTYKHYITKGGGSWNPHDSGSQSQLTGKELEQKLDYLNCQYYKSVNIDLTHNRYTSGKSYCCDKHKGTRTEKVSVTGNKVASQIPYVKHFIGNKSTLSGIKYYLKDGSQRKNITLHGSRFPTSVNSVYAFYCTGNGPSLICIKEESHQTVNWYKKPNGDDSQWTRVQGISNDPENIKNCKDNSEEFDRLVTELRLFGCQNLKTCTESSLSSSPALGASQGPQPALPTAGEGDLSGPIESSGANNAHSEGEEEPGTGSAASTATEDAAGEGKAEALGVGAAPAAFGLGFILKISSGVFGGSGAVGLAGYHLYKHTRDPWCDRAAIEIYLKYDLRETFDWSTHLLFLYVTASYETAKHQRNELIIHDKIIKTEEEAYEPGSNVIAKYYMVDYARGLRNKKIKLELHYDFVPIGGFMHKNKLSESYFSFPSAYIKYKGNR